A single genomic interval of Lathyrus oleraceus cultivar Zhongwan6 chromosome 7, CAAS_Psat_ZW6_1.0, whole genome shotgun sequence harbors:
- the LOC127107501 gene encoding ruBisCO large subunit-binding protein subunit alpha, chloroplastic — MASTNALSSTSILRSPTNQAQTSLSKKVKQHGRVNFRQKPNRFVVKAAAKDIAFDQHSRSAMQAGIDKLADAVGLTLGPRGRNVVLDEFGSPKVVNDGVTIARAIELPDPMENAGAALIREVASKTNDSAGDGTTTASILAREIIKLGLLNVTSGANPVSIKKGIDKTVAALVEELEKLARPVKGGDDIKAVATISAGNDELIGKMIAEAIDKVGPDGVLSIESSNSFETTVEVEEGMEIDRGYISPQFVTNPEKSIVEFENARVLITDQKISAIKDIIPLLEKTTQLRAPLLIISEDITGEALATLVVNKLRGILNVAAIKAPGFGERRKALLQDIAILTGAEFQASDLGLLVENTTIEQLGLARKVTISKDSTTIIADAASKDELQSRVAQLKKELSETDSIYDSEKLAERIAKLSGGVAVIKVGAATETELEDRKLRIEDAKNATFAAIEEGIVPGGGTALVHLSGYVPAIKEKLEDADERLGADIVQKALVAPAALIAQNAGIEGEVVVEKIKNGEWEVGYNAMTDTYENLVESGVIDPAKVTRCALQNAASVAGMVLTTQAIVVEKPKPKAAVAAAPQGLTI, encoded by the exons ATGGCTTCAACCAACGCTCTATCCTCTACCTCAATTCTTCGTTCACCAACCAACCAG GCACAGACCAGTCTCAGCAAGAAGGTTAAACAACATGGAAGGGTCAATTTCAGGCAGAAACCTAACCGTTTTGTGGTTAAAGCCGCCGCTAAAGATATCGCCTTTGACCAACATTCACGCTCCGCTATGCAAGCCGGAATTGATAAACTTGCCGATGCTGTTGGCCTCACTCTTGGACCCAGAG GGAGGAATGTTGTGTTGGATGAGTTTGGAAGTCCTAAGGTAGTTAATGATGGTGTGACAATTGCAAGAGCTATTGAGCTTCCTGATCCCATGGAAAATGCTGGTGCAGCTCTTATAAGGGAG GTTGCAAGTAAAACTAATGACTCTGCTGGCGACGGGACTACAACGGCTTCGATTCTGGCTAGGGAAATTATAAAGCTTGGACTTCTCAATGTAACATCGGGTGCTAATCCTGTGTCGATCAAGAAAGGAATTGATAAAACTGTGGCGGCTTTGGTGGAAGAGCTTGAGAAGTTGGCTAGGCCTGTTAAAGGTGGAGATGATATAAAAG CTGTTGCTACTATTTCTGCTGGAAATGATGAGTTGATTGGAAAAATGATTGCTGAAGCGATTGACAAGGTTGGACCCGATGGTGTTTTATCCATTGAGTCTTCTAACTCGTTTGAGACGACAGTTGAAGTTGAAGAAGGAATGGAG ATTGACAGAGGATATATCTCCCCTCAGTTTGTAACAAATCCAGAGAAATCAATTGTTGAATTTGAGAACGCCAGAGTCTTGATTACCGATCAGAAGATTTCAGCAATCAAAGATATCATTCCTCTGCTGGAGAAAACCACTCAATTGAGAGCCCCCTTGCTTATCATTTCTGAAGATATCACTGGTGAGGCTTTGGCGACCCTTGTTGTCAATAAGCTGCGTGGTATCCTTAATGTCGCTGCCATCAAAGCTCCAGGATTTGGTGAAAGAAGAAAGGCCCTTCTTCAAGACATTGCTATATTGACAG GTGCTGAGTTCCAAGCCAGTGATCTGGGCCTTCTCGTTGAAAACACCACAATTGAACAACTTGGTTTGGCCCGGAAGGTGACCATCTCCAAGGATTCTACCACTATTATTGCCGATGCTGCATCAAAGGATGAGTTGCAATCCAGGGTTGCACAACTAAAGAAAGAGTTGTCTGAGACAGACTCAATTTATGATTCTGAGAAACTCGCCGAGAGAATTGCTAAGTTGTCTGGTGGAGTTGCTGTCATCAAGGTCGGTGCTGCCACAGAGACCGAACTGGAGGATCGTAAGCTCCGTATTGAGGATGCCAAGAATGCAACTTTTGCCGCCATTGAGGAAGGTATTGTTCCTGGTGGAGGCACTGCATTGGTTCATCTATCTGGTTATGTCCCAGCAATTAAGGAGAAGCTTGAAGATGCAGATGAGAGGCTAGGAGCTGACATTGTTCAAAAG GCATTGGTAGCACCTGCTGCATTGATTGCTCAAAATGCTGGAATAGAGGGTGAAGTAGTTGTGGAGAAAATTAAGAATGGTGAATGGGAGGTTGGTTACAATGCCATGACAGACACTTACGAGAATTTAGTGGAGTCTGGAGTCATTGACCCTGCCAAGGTAACAAGGTGTGCTTTGCAGAATGCTGCTTCAGTAGCCGGGATGGTCTTAACCACACAGGCCATCGTCGTCGAAAAGCCCAAGCCCAAAGCAGCCGTGGCTGCTGCCCCACAAGGCCTTACTATTTAA